The proteins below come from a single uncultured Carboxylicivirga sp. genomic window:
- a CDS encoding tRNA-dihydrouridine synthase family protein produces the protein MKSSKQIYLAPLQGYTSVFYRKALAKVYGGIDKYFTPFFEEGKDTFSNPDLLPELNEELNFGNNLIPQIAVNTSSFLIEFAKKIKAFGYEELNINMGCPFPMLVKRKKGGGMLSEPDLIKKLLDDYFQKDLKLKLSIKMRTGLNDQAQGSQIISILNQYPIEEVIIHPRLVTQKYKGEPDWNAFEHMMSSCQLPVVANGDIVNQTAMNDLAERFPNIKGVMIGRGILADPAIILKKSLTRKEKIDLFQELHNVFYNLIEENTINWNQAYNYFNDFWFYPLSKNNESKRYFRKLKKHNSINLYKDWLGGVWDYLYLESEEL, from the coding sequence TTGAAAAGCAGTAAACAAATATATTTAGCCCCGCTTCAGGGTTATACCAGTGTTTTCTATCGAAAGGCCTTGGCCAAGGTGTATGGGGGTATTGATAAATATTTTACGCCTTTTTTTGAAGAAGGGAAAGATACTTTTTCGAATCCTGATTTATTACCGGAATTAAATGAAGAACTTAATTTTGGAAATAATTTAATACCTCAGATTGCGGTTAATACTTCATCATTCTTAATCGAGTTTGCAAAGAAAATAAAAGCATTTGGATATGAAGAGTTAAATATAAATATGGGTTGTCCCTTTCCTATGCTTGTGAAACGTAAAAAGGGAGGGGGTATGCTTTCGGAACCTGATTTAATTAAAAAGTTGCTGGATGATTACTTTCAAAAAGATCTAAAGCTAAAGCTTTCGATAAAAATGCGAACGGGATTAAATGATCAGGCACAAGGAAGTCAAATCATTTCTATATTAAATCAGTATCCTATTGAGGAGGTGATAATTCATCCACGCTTGGTTACTCAAAAATATAAAGGAGAACCCGATTGGAATGCCTTTGAACATATGATGAGCTCGTGCCAACTTCCGGTCGTTGCCAATGGAGATATTGTGAATCAAACAGCTATGAATGATTTAGCGGAGCGTTTTCCTAATATTAAGGGTGTTATGATTGGAAGGGGGATTTTAGCAGATCCTGCTATTATTTTGAAGAAATCGTTAACACGAAAGGAAAAGATTGATTTGTTTCAGGAATTACACAATGTATTTTATAACTTGATAGAAGAAAATACAATAAACTGGAATCAGGCTTATAATTATTTCAATGATTTTTGGTTTTATCCTTTATCGAAAAATAATGAATCGAAACGTTATTTTCGAAAGCTTAAGAAGCATAATTCAATTAATTTATATAAGGATTGGTTAGGTGGTGTTTGGGATTATCTTTATTTAGAATCGGAAGAGCTTTAA
- the agaR gene encoding transcriptional repressor AgaR, giving the protein MNDFDPNTTVGRRGLILKILDEKGQVNVHELSEQFEVSEVTIRNDLTQLEHKNLLIRARGGAIKTDKVNLEIKLSDKKIQHSKEKEAIGKRAAKLIEEGDTIVLDSGTTTKEVANHLHRFKNLTVITNALNIAAPLAESEHINIIMPGGVMRKNSLSLVGSIGQNNLKSFFSDKLFIGADGIDAQLGISTPHIEEAALNRTMLKMAKKVILVADSSKFKKRSLAIIGQLTDIDVVVTDKGLAEDDYEKLINAGIEVIIAD; this is encoded by the coding sequence ATGAATGACTTTGATCCGAATACTACCGTTGGCCGACGTGGACTTATTCTAAAAATATTAGACGAAAAAGGACAAGTTAATGTGCACGAACTAAGTGAGCAATTTGAAGTTAGTGAAGTTACTATTCGTAACGACCTAACCCAATTGGAGCATAAAAACCTGCTTATCAGAGCCCGGGGTGGTGCCATCAAAACAGATAAAGTAAATCTGGAAATTAAGCTTTCGGATAAAAAAATTCAGCATAGCAAAGAAAAAGAAGCCATTGGCAAAAGAGCGGCAAAACTCATCGAAGAAGGTGATACAATTGTATTGGACTCAGGCACAACCACCAAAGAAGTTGCCAATCATTTGCATCGTTTCAAAAACCTTACGGTAATAACCAATGCCTTAAACATTGCAGCACCCCTGGCTGAATCGGAACATATTAATATTATTATGCCTGGTGGTGTAATGCGAAAAAATTCACTTTCGCTGGTAGGGTCCATCGGGCAAAATAACTTGAAAAGCTTTTTTAGCGATAAACTATTTATTGGCGCCGATGGCATTGATGCTCAATTAGGTATTAGTACTCCTCACATCGAAGAAGCAGCACTAAATCGCACCATGCTAAAAATGGCAAAAAAAGTGATTTTAGTTGCTGACTCCAGTAAGTTCAAAAAACGTAGTTTGGCTATCATTGGGCAACTTACCGACATTGATGTAGTAGTAACCGACAAAGGACTAGCCGAAGATGACTATGAGAAGTTAATCAATGCCGGCATTGAAGTAATAATAGCCGATTAA
- the yaaA gene encoding peroxide stress protein YaaA, with translation MIIVISPAKTLDFETPVTKTENTDIRFPKESSTLVKNLKKVKPEELAKLMSISSPLANLNYHRFQLWNHPFNEEDTRAALFAFKGDVYTGIDATTLNSNELDYTNSHLRILSGLYGLLRPLDAIMPYRLEMGTKLQTGSNKNLYEFWGDKITKLLADDMKANNEEVLINLASNEYFKSIDKKKLKKRIITPVFKDQKNGEYKVISFFAKKARGMMTRFIIQNKIENPEDLRAFDLGGYYYHQDLSKPDMPVFVRDNA, from the coding sequence ATGATTATTGTAATTTCTCCAGCTAAAACATTAGATTTCGAAACTCCGGTTACAAAAACCGAAAATACTGATATACGATTTCCGAAAGAATCATCAACTTTGGTAAAAAACCTGAAAAAGGTTAAGCCCGAAGAACTGGCCAAACTTATGAGCATTAGTTCGCCATTGGCAAATCTTAACTATCACAGGTTTCAATTGTGGAATCATCCTTTTAATGAGGAAGACACAAGAGCTGCTCTTTTTGCATTTAAAGGCGATGTTTATACCGGAATAGATGCCACTACTCTTAACTCAAATGAATTGGATTATACCAATTCGCACCTTCGTATTTTATCCGGGCTATATGGATTGCTGCGACCACTTGACGCAATTATGCCCTATCGTCTAGAAATGGGAACCAAACTTCAAACCGGATCAAATAAAAACCTTTATGAATTCTGGGGAGATAAAATTACGAAACTTCTGGCTGATGATATGAAAGCCAACAATGAAGAAGTACTGATCAATTTAGCTTCCAACGAATATTTTAAATCCATTGATAAAAAGAAGCTCAAAAAACGGATTATCACACCCGTTTTTAAGGATCAGAAAAATGGCGAATACAAAGTCATCAGCTTTTTTGCAAAAAAAGCCAGAGGTATGATGACCCGTTTTATCATTCAGAATAAAATAGAAAACCCGGAAGATTTAAGAGCTTTTGATTTAGGAGGTTACTATTACCACCAGGATTTATCGAAACCCGACATGCCTGTTTTTGTTCGCGATAATGCTTAA